In the genome of Bradyrhizobium arachidis, one region contains:
- a CDS encoding TAXI family TRAP transporter solute-binding subunit, whose translation MNRSIKLRARFLLVALVPVLLALGPSPSDARQQRARSHSASPARTAASPLKPEVLAMNAWTVGLAGGLLEGAPIRLAAEMARVVDDGDNLHVLPVVTRGATENLNSLLYLRGIDAAIINSDALEEYKSQVPDIQRRIAYVLRLFPSELQIFVRPEIQNLSDLAGKKVNFNSQGTAAAYSGPLIFSRLGIEVEKTFIPHQIALEQMRKGEFAAVVFITSKPVDAFVKGRFEPGFKFLSVPYESKFEDYYLPATLDAADYPNLIKQGERVATIAVPTALVAFNWPANSNRFQRVERFVDYLFSRIDKLQGPGFDAKWRSINLGATVPGLTRFPSAQAWIDRQPRTTQASQ comes from the coding sequence ATGAATAGGTCTATCAAATTGCGCGCGCGTTTCTTGCTTGTTGCACTCGTGCCGGTGCTCCTGGCCCTCGGGCCCTCTCCGTCGGATGCGCGCCAGCAGCGTGCACGGTCTCACAGCGCGAGCCCGGCCCGGACAGCAGCATCTCCGCTCAAGCCAGAAGTTCTGGCAATGAACGCCTGGACGGTCGGCCTCGCCGGTGGACTTCTCGAGGGGGCGCCGATCCGCTTGGCCGCCGAGATGGCCCGTGTTGTCGATGATGGCGACAATCTGCACGTTCTGCCTGTGGTGACACGTGGCGCCACGGAAAACCTTAATTCGCTGCTGTACCTACGGGGGATTGACGCAGCGATCATCAATTCCGACGCGCTTGAGGAATACAAGAGCCAGGTGCCGGACATCCAGCGACGAATTGCCTACGTCTTGCGCCTGTTCCCGTCTGAACTGCAGATCTTCGTTCGACCGGAGATTCAAAATCTGAGCGACCTCGCTGGCAAGAAGGTGAATTTCAACAGCCAGGGGACCGCTGCGGCCTATTCCGGACCGCTGATCTTCAGTCGCCTCGGCATCGAGGTAGAGAAGACCTTCATTCCGCATCAAATCGCCCTTGAGCAGATGCGCAAAGGCGAGTTCGCCGCCGTAGTTTTCATTACATCGAAGCCGGTCGACGCATTTGTGAAAGGCCGATTTGAGCCGGGCTTCAAGTTTCTCTCCGTCCCGTATGAGAGCAAGTTCGAGGATTATTATCTTCCCGCGACCCTCGACGCCGCCGATTACCCAAATCTGATCAAGCAGGGTGAACGCGTGGCCACGATCGCTGTACCCACCGCGCTCGTTGCATTCAATTGGCCGGCCAACTCCAACCGGTTCCAGCGCGTTGAACGTTTCGTCGATTATCTGTTCTCGCGGATCGACAAGTTGCAGGGACCGGGCTTTGACGCGAAGTGGAGATCAATCAACCTCGGAGCGACAGTGCCGGGTCTCACGCGCTTTCCTTCCGCCCAGGCGTGGATCGATCGTCAGCCACGCACGACACAGGCATCGCAATGA